A window of Mucilaginibacter paludis DSM 18603 contains these coding sequences:
- a CDS encoding DEAD/DEAH box helicase produces MSVTFEDFNFNRQILNAIADAGYTEATPVQQKAIPPIMNGQDVMGIAQTGTGKTAAYMLPIIMRLKYAQGSDARAIVIAPTRELALQIEENAKEFAKYTDLRIVSLYGGLGPKTQKELMDKGVDIIVATPGRFMDVYLTGHMVTKKLEVLVLDEADKMMDMGFMPQINRILEVVPRKRQNLLFSATMSDKIQELSSNFLEFPTVVEVTPQATPAQTVNQVLYHVPNMKTKINLLKKLLDAPDDIKKLIIFCKTRVAAEDVYKFLLRKFGEKEVRVLHANKGQNTRINAINAFKNDEVKILVATDVASRGIDVSDVSHVINFDVPVVYEDYVHRIGRTGRAFQSGEAITFCNPAEEYYIRKIEKLIRQQIPVVLLPPDVFVDETPYEERQDQNKEIDLQKRKDDPDFKGAFHEKKTVNQRKKFDAAKGKTAHNNRPGKKAAAQRSNKQRKH; encoded by the coding sequence ATGTCCGTAACTTTCGAAGATTTTAACTTTAACCGGCAAATATTGAATGCCATTGCCGATGCCGGTTATACCGAAGCTACGCCCGTGCAGCAAAAAGCCATTCCCCCTATCATGAACGGTCAGGATGTGATGGGCATAGCTCAAACAGGTACGGGTAAAACTGCCGCTTACATGCTGCCCATTATTATGAGGCTTAAATACGCCCAGGGTAGCGATGCCCGTGCCATTGTGATAGCGCCAACACGGGAGCTGGCCCTGCAGATTGAAGAGAATGCCAAAGAGTTTGCCAAATATACCGATCTGCGTATCGTATCGCTTTACGGTGGCCTTGGCCCCAAAACTCAAAAAGAACTGATGGATAAAGGGGTGGATATTATTGTTGCCACCCCGGGCCGCTTTATGGATGTTTACCTTACCGGGCACATGGTAACCAAAAAGCTGGAAGTACTGGTTTTGGATGAGGCTGATAAAATGATGGATATGGGCTTTATGCCCCAGATTAACCGCATACTTGAAGTTGTTCCGCGGAAACGGCAAAACCTGCTGTTCTCGGCAACTATGTCTGATAAAATTCAGGAGCTTTCGTCTAACTTCCTCGAGTTTCCAACCGTAGTTGAGGTTACGCCCCAGGCTACACCCGCGCAAACAGTAAACCAGGTGTTGTATCATGTACCTAACATGAAAACCAAGATCAACCTGCTGAAGAAGCTGCTCGATGCGCCCGATGATATCAAAAAACTCATTATATTTTGCAAAACACGTGTTGCCGCCGAGGATGTTTATAAGTTTTTGCTCCGTAAATTCGGCGAGAAGGAGGTAAGGGTACTACATGCCAACAAGGGCCAAAACACCCGCATCAACGCCATTAATGCCTTTAAAAACGACGAAGTTAAAATATTGGTGGCTACTGATGTGGCATCGCGCGGTATTGATGTGAGCGATGTGAGCCATGTAATTAACTTTGATGTGCCTGTAGTGTATGAAGACTACGTTCACCGGATAGGCCGTACCGGCCGTGCCTTTCAATCGGGCGAAGCCATTACTTTTTGCAATCCTGCCGAAGAATATTACATTAGGAAGATTGAAAAATTGATCAGGCAACAAATTCCTGTTGTACTTTTGCCGCCGGATGTTTTTGTGGATGAAACGCCTTATGAGGAGCGCCAGGATCAGAATAAAGAAATAGATTTGCAAAAGCGTAAGGATGATCCTGATTTTAAGGGAGCCTTCCACGAAAAGAAAACGGTTAACCAGCGGAAAAAGTTTGATGCCGCCAAAGGTAAAACAGCACATAACAACAGGCCCGGTAAAAAAGCGGCCGCGCAACGGTCAAACAAGCAACGGAAACACTAA
- the gldC gene encoding gliding motility protein GldC — MKKAEIKFTIELDDNNVPENILWESTDSQNKEALPVKSIMLALWDHNYKNTLRIDLWTKDMPVDEMKRFFYETLQTMGDSFLRATGEKNIVEDLRDYCAHFADKMEITK, encoded by the coding sequence ATGAAAAAGGCTGAAATTAAATTTACTATCGAGCTTGACGACAACAATGTTCCCGAAAATATCTTATGGGAATCAACCGACTCCCAAAATAAGGAAGCACTGCCCGTAAAATCAATTATGCTGGCTTTATGGGATCATAACTACAAAAACACGCTGCGTATCGACTTGTGGACTAAAGACATGCCCGTGGATGAGATGAAACGTTTTTTTTACGAAACCCTGCAAACCATGGGCGACAGCTTTTTGCGCGCCACCGGCGAGAAAAATATTGTGGAAGACCTGCGCGATTATTGCGCCCACTTTGCTGATAAAATGGAGATCACTAAATAA
- a CDS encoding response regulator, translating to MLKFSFRQQVLAGFVVSIVLVFVVAILSYNSIRQLEDDTKWVDHTQKVIKNSTNLLQYLVDAETGMRGFGATGDKRFLDPYNAAIPKITDKLDSLKNLTVDNPTQVGRIDSLNKLVSTQLNILKENILTRESKGLDYMVQNSMFLRGKSNMDSIRYLKDRINGEEGRLLVVRKASSEAQSTAAIFIIASGSLIFLIIILVLFFYIQKTFAKQKKIEADILKTNDQLENVLEENENKNWLLTGTGALSDIVQGEQSEQQLAEKVIKAACEYTGAQAGTFYLFNEADNWLEFKAAYAFHDFNAIKKQIKLNEGWVGQAVTDGKTQLIKGRVNLKLELQSSLLEQEITETFIVPFFFDKKLKGVFEIAFQNGLSSRNEGYLKAIADIVGVSINTAQSRTIMHDLFEEVQQQAEELEAQQEEMRVTNEELMKKTEMLQASEEELRVQQEELRTTNAELEEKASLLEEKNQAIEEARRSISQKMRELETTGKYKSEFLANMSHELRTPLNSILVLARILKDNKAQTLTEDQIKYSTVIFNAGNDLLTLINDILDLSKIESGKLEILNEKVKVSEILKDVESLFAEVAKNKNITFTTQQNNNVPEYILTDMVRSQQVIKNLLSNAFKFTSENGSVSVIANLDETGKNLALSIKDSGIGIPYDKQKLIFEAFQQADGSTSRKYGGTGLGLSISRELTHLLGGAIKLKSKPGEGSEFTLLLPLEGVLATPIDDADNVPTLKSWIAEDGNASPFKLEQPLKLDTLRKGRTEPLVVIVEDDKNFAAILQDYAKEHGYQSILVHDGDQAVETVQNNHPDAVILDIMLPGKDGWQILKELKNDPETAGIPVHLMSAGDAAVNRVRKEGAISFLKKPINTEVLDKLFKDMAAKTGNTFKQILLIEDHKMQSHALRELMEKQGITVDQAFDGESAFRMLTESEYQCVILDINLPDISGLDLLDKIKEVERFAELPVIVNTAMELDKTSVSRLMQYANAMVVKNNKSSERLIDEVNLFLNKINSMAGKAYPANAEPTKAKSYSGDKNALKNKKILIVDDDMRNIFALSSALQTYDMQVEIANDGEESLTKLEETAGIDMVLMDIMMPKMDGYDAMRHIRKQQKWAKLPIIALTAKAMKEDRDKCIEAGANDYITKPVDVDRLLALMQIWLEQ from the coding sequence ATGTTAAAATTTTCTTTCCGTCAGCAAGTATTAGCCGGGTTTGTTGTGTCCATTGTGCTCGTTTTTGTAGTCGCCATTTTATCGTACAACAGCATCAGGCAATTAGAAGACGATACCAAATGGGTTGACCATACACAAAAGGTTATTAAAAATTCAACCAATTTGCTTCAGTATTTGGTTGATGCCGAAACGGGTATGCGGGGTTTTGGTGCAACTGGCGATAAGCGTTTTTTAGACCCTTATAATGCTGCTATTCCTAAAATAACCGATAAGCTTGACTCACTTAAAAATTTAACAGTTGATAACCCAACCCAGGTAGGCAGGATAGATTCGTTGAATAAATTGGTTAGTACGCAGTTAAATATCCTGAAGGAAAATATACTTACCCGAGAAAGCAAAGGTTTGGACTATATGGTTCAGAACAGCATGTTTTTGCGCGGTAAAAGTAACATGGACAGCATCCGTTATTTAAAGGACCGGATCAATGGCGAGGAGGGGCGTTTACTTGTAGTGCGCAAAGCAAGCTCGGAAGCTCAGTCTACCGCGGCCATCTTCATCATTGCCTCCGGCTCGTTAATTTTCCTCATTATTATATTGGTGCTTTTCTTTTATATCCAAAAAACGTTTGCCAAGCAAAAGAAGATAGAGGCCGATATTTTAAAAACCAATGACCAACTGGAGAATGTTTTAGAAGAGAACGAAAATAAAAATTGGTTATTAACCGGTACCGGCGCATTGAGCGATATAGTGCAGGGCGAGCAAAGTGAACAGCAACTGGCCGAAAAAGTGATTAAGGCTGCCTGCGAATATACTGGGGCGCAGGCAGGTACGTTTTACTTATTTAATGAAGCTGATAATTGGCTGGAGTTTAAGGCCGCCTATGCTTTCCACGATTTTAACGCCATAAAAAAACAAATCAAGTTAAACGAAGGCTGGGTAGGGCAGGCAGTAACAGATGGTAAAACACAGCTCATTAAGGGTAGGGTAAATCTTAAGCTTGAGTTGCAATCATCATTGCTTGAACAGGAAATTACCGAAACTTTTATAGTTCCTTTCTTTTTTGATAAAAAATTAAAAGGTGTTTTCGAAATAGCCTTTCAAAATGGCTTGTCTTCGCGTAATGAGGGTTATTTAAAAGCCATAGCGGATATAGTAGGGGTATCTATCAATACAGCTCAGTCTCGTACCATTATGCACGATCTGTTTGAGGAGGTGCAACAACAGGCCGAAGAACTGGAAGCGCAGCAAGAGGAAATGCGTGTAACCAACGAGGAGCTGATGAAAAAAACAGAAATGTTGCAGGCATCAGAAGAAGAATTGCGTGTACAGCAGGAAGAGTTACGCACTACGAATGCCGAACTTGAAGAAAAAGCCAGTTTACTGGAAGAAAAAAACCAGGCTATTGAGGAAGCACGCAGATCTATCAGTCAAAAGATGCGTGAACTGGAAACTACAGGTAAATATAAATCGGAATTTTTGGCTAATATGAGCCATGAGTTGCGCACGCCATTAAACAGTATTTTGGTACTGGCACGCATACTGAAAGATAACAAGGCCCAGACCCTTACCGAAGATCAGATTAAATATTCTACCGTGATATTTAACGCCGGAAATGATTTACTTACGCTGATCAATGATATCCTTGATTTGTCTAAAATTGAATCGGGCAAATTGGAGATATTGAACGAAAAGGTTAAAGTAAGTGAAATACTGAAAGATGTAGAATCACTTTTTGCCGAAGTAGCTAAAAATAAAAATATAACGTTTACAACGCAGCAAAATAATAACGTACCCGAGTATATATTGACAGACATGGTACGCTCGCAACAGGTAATTAAAAACCTGTTATCAAATGCTTTTAAGTTTACATCCGAGAACGGAAGCGTATCTGTGATAGCGAATCTTGATGAAACCGGTAAAAATCTGGCTCTCTCCATTAAAGATTCTGGAATAGGTATTCCTTACGACAAACAGAAATTGATATTTGAGGCTTTCCAGCAGGCAGATGGCTCTACCAGCCGTAAGTATGGTGGCACCGGATTGGGCTTATCCATCAGCCGCGAGCTAACTCATTTGTTAGGTGGTGCTATTAAACTAAAAAGCAAGCCCGGCGAAGGCAGCGAGTTTACTTTGCTGTTGCCGCTGGAAGGTGTACTGGCCACCCCGATTGACGATGCCGACAATGTGCCTACCTTAAAATCATGGATAGCCGAAGACGGTAATGCCTCGCCGTTTAAACTGGAACAGCCGCTAAAGCTGGATACCTTGAGAAAGGGACGCACCGAACCGTTGGTGGTAATTGTGGAAGATGATAAAAACTTTGCCGCCATATTACAGGATTACGCCAAAGAACATGGTTATCAATCCATTTTAGTACACGATGGAGACCAAGCGGTAGAAACTGTTCAAAACAATCATCCCGATGCCGTTATATTAGATATTATGTTGCCGGGCAAGGATGGCTGGCAGATATTAAAAGAACTTAAAAATGACCCGGAAACAGCTGGTATACCGGTCCACCTGATGTCGGCCGGCGATGCCGCCGTTAACCGTGTTCGCAAAGAAGGGGCCATTAGTTTCCTAAAAAAACCTATCAATACCGAAGTGCTGGATAAATTGTTTAAGGATATGGCTGCTAAAACCGGCAATACCTTTAAGCAGATTTTGCTGATTGAAGACCATAAAATGCAGAGCCACGCCCTGCGTGAGTTGATGGAGAAACAAGGCATAACCGTTGACCAGGCTTTTGATGGTGAAAGTGCCTTCCGGATGCTGACCGAGAGCGAATACCAATGCGTGATACTGGATATCAACCTGCCGGATATATCTGGTTTGGATCTGCTTGATAAAATTAAAGAAGTGGAGCGTTTTGCCGAGTTGCCTGTTATTGTAAATACGGCTATGGAGCTCGACAAAACATCTGTAAGCAGGTTAATGCAGTACGCCAATGCTATGGTGGTTAAGAATAACAAATCCTCTGAAAGGTTGATTGACGAGGTGAATTTGTTTTTAAACAAAATTAACAGCATGGCTGGTAAAGCTTATCCTGCAAATGCGGAGCCGACGAAGGCGAAATCGTACTCGGGCGATAAAAATGCATTGAAAAATAAGAAGATATTGATTGTTGACGATGACATGCGTAATATTTTTGCCTTGAGCAGCGCCTTGCAGACTTATGATATGCAGGTTGAAATTGCCAACGATGGCGAAGAATCGTTAACCAAGCTGGAAGAGACAGCAGGTATCGATATGGTATTGATGGATATTATGATGCCTAAAATGGATGGTTACGATGCTATGCGCCATATACGTAAACAACAAAAATGGGCCAAACTACCTATTATTGCGTTAACTGCAAAAGCAATGAAAGAGGATAGGGACAAATGCATTGAAGCAGGAGCGAATGATTATATTACCAAGCCTGTTGATGTGGACAGGTTGCTGGCATTGATGCAGATTTGGCTGGAGCAATAA
- a CDS encoding CheR family methyltransferase, with amino-acid sequence MNIQDDISLSELDELIHLIKQVHGFDFTHYTKASLKRRVLRIIQLKKIPFWELKNMLVNTPSFFQEFLDEITVNVTEMFRDPTFYKALNNQVLPYLATFQHIKVWSAGCSSGEEAYSLAILMKEAGLKEKCFIYGTDINAEMLSQAKKGIYSLRSIKSYAENYKQAAMPGTLTDHFTIMYDAATIHSELKKNTLFSVHNLISDHVFNEFQMICCRNVFIYFDSALQDKILEIFYNSLCNLGFLCLGSKETIRSEYYRKRLKVVNSRENIYQKVG; translated from the coding sequence ATGAATATACAAGATGATATTTCTTTATCCGAATTGGATGAATTGATCCATTTGATAAAGCAGGTTCATGGGTTTGATTTTACGCATTATACCAAGGCCTCTTTAAAGCGCAGGGTGCTGCGTATAATCCAGCTTAAAAAAATTCCTTTTTGGGAGCTTAAAAACATGTTGGTTAATACGCCTTCGTTTTTCCAGGAGTTTTTGGACGAGATCACGGTTAACGTTACCGAGATGTTTCGCGATCCAACTTTTTACAAAGCGCTAAATAACCAGGTTTTACCTTACCTGGCCACTTTTCAGCATATTAAAGTATGGAGCGCGGGTTGCTCATCCGGCGAAGAGGCGTATTCCCTTGCCATATTAATGAAGGAGGCCGGCTTAAAAGAGAAATGTTTTATATACGGTACCGATATCAATGCCGAGATGCTAAGCCAGGCAAAAAAAGGTATTTATAGTTTACGGAGCATTAAAAGTTATGCCGAAAATTACAAGCAGGCGGCTATGCCAGGCACTTTAACAGATCATTTTACCATTATGTATGATGCCGCCACCATTCACAGCGAACTGAAAAAGAACACTTTGTTTTCGGTACATAACCTGATATCTGATCATGTATTTAACGAGTTCCAGATGATTTGCTGCCGGAATGTTTTTATTTACTTTGATTCAGCACTACAGGATAAAATTTTGGAGATATTTTACAATAGCCTTTGTAACCTGGGCTTTTTATGCCTGGGTTCAAAAGAAACTATTCGGTCGGAGTACTACAGAAAACGGTTAAAGGTTGTAAATTCGCGCGAAAATATTTACCAAAAAGTTGGATAA
- a CDS encoding chemotaxis protein CheB — MDNNVLKLVANRLHTADIVLLSGSAGAFDPIFRIVKSLPETYAKAVIVVIHRGKNNFSDIENLFGDNCRILVSEISDKDKIAGGQVYIAPANYHTLFEKDEAFALDVSEHVWYSKPSIDVTFESAADVFGNRCAAILFSGANQDGARGLLKLRKKGALTIVQRPDDAEMAIMPKAAIDINAGEFVLTFNQILQSMRDSYAITTQNS, encoded by the coding sequence TTGGATAACAATGTCTTAAAGCTTGTGGCGAATCGCCTGCATACAGCAGATATAGTTCTGTTAAGTGGTTCGGCAGGCGCGTTCGATCCAATTTTCCGTATTGTTAAATCGCTTCCCGAAACTTATGCCAAGGCGGTGATTGTAGTTATACACCGGGGGAAAAATAATTTTAGTGATATCGAAAATCTATTTGGCGATAATTGCCGTATATTGGTGAGTGAAATTTCGGATAAGGATAAAATAGCGGGTGGCCAGGTTTATATAGCTCCTGCAAACTATCATACACTGTTTGAAAAGGATGAGGCTTTTGCCTTGGATGTATCAGAACATGTGTGGTATTCAAAACCCTCAATTGATGTTACTTTTGAAAGTGCCGCTGATGTTTTTGGAAACAGATGTGCGGCAATATTATTTTCGGGGGCTAACCAGGACGGGGCCAGGGGGTTATTAAAATTACGCAAAAAAGGGGCTCTTACAATTGTACAGCGCCCTGATGACGCCGAAATGGCTATTATGCCAAAGGCGGCGATAGATATTAATGCAGGCGAGTTTGTTTTAACATTTAATCAGATACTACAATCCATGAGAGACAGTTACGCTATAACAACTCAAAATTCTTAA
- a CDS encoding hybrid sensor histidine kinase/response regulator — protein MAPINILIVDDKEENIIALEALIERSDIRLLSTTSPNEALKIAWENQISIALVDVQMPEMDGFEFASMLKSNPRTKDILIIFVTAISKESKYAVKGFTAGAVDYLYKPLDPYITSAKVDSFIQLSRSQMEIKKKNEELENYALVIRNSADIICSVDAQNLRILTINPAVEKILNHRPDELKGKSILSLAFEDEQLNFKRKIDEIIKENLFFSVFECRFETFDKRQTWVECRASYRNKIIFLNISDISPIKSYMEELIKSKELAEYGKKVKETFLANMSHELRTPVNGILGITALLKNTQLDSQQKNMIDLLGSSSQSLLGVINDVLDISKIEAGKFNIIRKQGNIHHIVRSVYDLLKFKTDEKDVELLLDIAPNVPSNVMVDSLRINQIMMNLLSNAIKFTDRGYVKLTVSVVQQDVDRVKLKFSVEDTGIGISSENLNKIFDSFEQAEDDTSNKYGGTGLGLAIVKKLVELKGGELTVSSQIGKGSIFNFTNWFALATEEVAEKVPEKPKLNDLPSFVDLRVLVVEDNVVNQYLLSKMLKDWKIAIEVVDNGRKAIEIFKEMDFSLILMDTHMPEMNGYETAKTIRMDFDEPKRSVPIISLSAASFDHEQQQAISAGMNDVLAKPFQAKELHQKIQKLLKVELVERS, from the coding sequence ATGGCGCCAATCAATATACTTATTGTTGACGATAAAGAAGAAAATATCATTGCTCTGGAGGCTTTAATAGAGCGCAGTGATATCAGGCTGCTATCTACAACTTCGCCAAATGAGGCACTTAAAATTGCATGGGAAAATCAGATATCCATTGCTCTTGTGGATGTGCAAATGCCAGAAATGGATGGTTTTGAGTTTGCCAGTATGCTGAAGTCTAATCCGCGTACCAAGGATATCCTGATTATTTTTGTTACCGCTATATCCAAAGAATCAAAGTACGCCGTTAAGGGGTTTACAGCCGGTGCGGTTGATTACTTGTATAAACCACTTGATCCTTATATCACATCAGCCAAGGTTGATTCTTTTATCCAGTTGTCGCGTAGCCAGATGGAGATCAAAAAGAAAAACGAAGAGCTTGAAAACTACGCACTGGTGATTAGAAACTCGGCCGATATTATTTGTAGTGTGGATGCGCAGAATTTAAGGATATTAACTATAAATCCGGCGGTTGAGAAAATTTTAAATCACCGGCCTGATGAATTAAAAGGCAAAAGTATCCTGAGCCTTGCCTTTGAGGATGAGCAACTCAACTTTAAAAGGAAAATTGACGAAATAATTAAGGAAAACCTGTTTTTTTCTGTTTTTGAATGTCGGTTTGAAACCTTTGATAAACGCCAAACATGGGTAGAGTGCCGGGCGTCGTACCGCAACAAAATCATATTCTTAAACATCAGCGATATTTCGCCGATTAAAAGCTATATGGAAGAGCTCATTAAATCGAAGGAATTAGCAGAATATGGCAAAAAAGTAAAGGAAACGTTTTTGGCTAATATGAGCCATGAGTTGCGCACTCCGGTTAATGGCATTTTGGGCATAACCGCTTTACTTAAAAATACGCAGCTTGATAGCCAGCAAAAGAATATGATCGATTTGCTCGGTTCATCTTCACAATCATTATTGGGTGTGATTAACGATGTACTGGATATTTCAAAAATTGAAGCCGGAAAATTTAATATTATACGCAAGCAAGGCAATATCCACCATATTGTAAGATCAGTTTACGATTTGCTGAAATTTAAAACCGACGAAAAGGATGTAGAGTTGTTGCTCGATATTGCCCCGAACGTGCCCTCAAATGTTATGGTCGATTCTCTCAGGATTAACCAGATCATGATGAACCTTTTAAGCAACGCCATTAAATTTACAGATAGGGGATATGTTAAATTAACCGTAAGTGTGGTACAGCAGGATGTCGACAGAGTAAAGCTTAAATTTAGTGTGGAGGATACCGGCATTGGTATATCATCCGAAAATTTAAATAAAATATTCGATTCGTTTGAACAGGCAGAGGATGATACCAGCAATAAATATGGAGGTACCGGTTTAGGATTAGCTATTGTAAAAAAACTGGTGGAGTTAAAAGGGGGCGAGTTAACGGTTAGCAGCCAAATTGGTAAAGGAAGTATATTTAATTTTACCAATTGGTTTGCGTTAGCCACAGAAGAAGTGGCGGAGAAAGTACCCGAGAAGCCCAAACTTAACGATTTGCCTTCGTTTGTTGATTTACGGGTATTAGTAGTTGAAGATAATGTGGTCAATCAATATCTGTTATCCAAGATGTTGAAGGACTGGAAAATTGCCATTGAAGTTGTAGATAACGGAAGGAAAGCCATAGAGATTTTTAAGGAAATGGATTTTAGCCTGATACTAATGGATACTCATATGCCAGAAATGAATGGTTACGAAACAGCCAAAACAATCCGCATGGATTTTGATGAGCCGAAACGTAGCGTGCCTATTATTTCATTGTCGGCTGCTTCATTTGATCATGAACAGCAGCAGGCAATATCCGCAGGCATGAACGATGTGTTAGCGAAGCCCTTCCAGGCGAAGGAATTGCATCAGAAAATTCAAAAATTACTAAAGGTTGAGCTGGTAGAGCGGAGTTAA
- a CDS encoding heme exporter protein CcmB, whose amino-acid sequence MDLIKQTQELLKKEILLEWRSKYAFNGVLLYVISTVFVCYMAFNLNPGFSGSQGYSLVWNILFWIIILFASVNAIAKSFLQESKGRLLYYYTIAGPQAIILSKIIYNILLMALLSTLALIIYSVFFKNPATDNVYYFLMVLLGSISFSTVFTMISAIASKAGNNGTLMAILSFPVIIPVILLLIRTSKRAMDGLDRSLSYQDMGVLLAINIIVIAASLLLFPFLWRD is encoded by the coding sequence ATGGATTTAATTAAACAAACACAAGAACTTTTAAAAAAAGAAATTTTATTGGAGTGGCGCTCAAAATACGCTTTCAATGGTGTGCTGTTGTACGTTATTTCAACCGTATTTGTGTGTTATATGGCTTTTAACCTCAATCCTGGTTTTAGTGGATCCCAAGGTTATTCATTGGTATGGAATATTTTATTCTGGATCATTATTCTGTTTGCCTCGGTAAATGCTATCGCAAAGAGTTTTTTGCAAGAGAGCAAAGGCCGTTTATTATACTATTATACTATAGCAGGGCCGCAGGCAATCATCCTGTCCAAAATAATTTACAATATATTATTGATGGCTTTATTAAGTACATTGGCTTTAATAATATACAGTGTGTTTTTTAAAAACCCTGCAACCGATAATGTATATTATTTTTTGATGGTACTGCTGGGCAGCATTAGTTTTTCAACGGTATTCACCATGATATCAGCCATAGCCTCAAAAGCCGGAAATAACGGTACCTTAATGGCCATATTAAGCTTTCCGGTAATTATACCCGTTATTTTGTTGCTCATCCGGACGAGCAAGCGAGCCATGGATGGCTTAGACCGCAGTTTAAGCTACCAGGACATGGGGGTACTGTTAGCTATCAACATTATTGTAATTGCAGCATCGTTGTTATTATTTCCTTTTTTGTGGCGCGATTGA
- a CDS encoding carboxypeptidase-like regulatory domain-containing protein gives MRFLLYLLIGMIFPAAVMGQNGTIIGKVSSADIQIPLGNASVFLSNATFGTATAADGTFKLQNVKPGQYELVVTYVGYDTYYQTIMVTGTTLQLNIEMHLKNNAMEEVSIVSHKFSKENFDKFCKAFVGESPNAKLCKVINPKGIDLVYHKFEKVLEGHSDDFLIIDNKALGYRVRYLINEFKSDEVNYMISYEGKVLYEELKGSKAQLARWRKKREEVYYGSSMHFMRSLIHGDMDQQGFVIRQLVRKPNPERPPQIVIQQKLDKFYAQQNRDSVEHWQALSHLRRYNETLIRQPMKIEDILRRTEQPGIFAITFPDYLYVVYTKKRDEDHFNDVYRPLEMENFATSVITLYKPYALFDLNGVVISPHATLYEGTWSKDRVAEQLPVDYVPGP, from the coding sequence ATGCGATTTTTACTTTATTTGCTTATAGGAATGATATTCCCGGCCGCAGTTATGGGCCAGAACGGAACAATCATAGGTAAGGTTAGCAGCGCCGATATACAGATTCCGTTAGGCAATGCCAGTGTTTTTTTAAGTAACGCAACTTTTGGCACAGCCACCGCTGCCGATGGTACGTTCAAGCTTCAAAATGTTAAACCGGGCCAGTATGAGTTGGTGGTTACCTATGTTGGTTACGATACCTATTACCAAACCATTATGGTTACCGGAACCACCTTGCAGTTGAACATCGAGATGCATCTTAAAAATAATGCGATGGAGGAGGTGTCTATCGTATCGCATAAATTCTCTAAAGAAAATTTCGACAAGTTTTGTAAAGCTTTTGTAGGCGAATCGCCAAACGCCAAACTGTGTAAGGTAATTAACCCCAAAGGGATAGATTTGGTATACCATAAATTTGAAAAGGTATTGGAGGGGCACTCCGATGACTTTTTAATTATTGATAACAAGGCCCTGGGATACCGCGTGAGATACCTCATCAACGAATTTAAAAGCGACGAGGTGAATTATATGATATCGTATGAGGGTAAAGTGCTTTATGAAGAATTGAAAGGCAGTAAGGCGCAGTTAGCCCGCTGGCGCAAAAAACGTGAGGAAGTGTATTATGGCTCAAGTATGCACTTTATGCGGTCGTTAATTCATGGCGATATGGATCAGCAGGGCTTTGTGATCAGGCAACTTGTGCGTAAGCCCAACCCCGAACGGCCGCCCCAAATTGTGATTCAGCAAAAGCTGGATAAATTTTACGCTCAGCAAAATCGCGACTCGGTTGAGCATTGGCAGGCATTATCGCATTTGCGCAGATATAATGAAACACTGATACGCCAACCGATGAAGATCGAAGATATTTTGAGGCGCACCGAGCAGCCTGGTATATTTGCCATTACCTTCCCTGATTATCTGTATGTTGTGTATACCAAAAAACGCGACGAGGACCATTTTAACGATGTATACCGCCCGCTCGAAATGGAAAACTTTGCTACCAGTGTTATCACGCTGTATAAACCTTATGCATTATTTGATCTTAATGGTGTAGTGATCTCTCCACACGCCACCCTCTACGAAGGTACCTGGTCTAAAGATAGGGTGGCTGAGCAATTGCCCGTTGATTACGTTCCCGGACCGTAG